In Candidatus Binatia bacterium, the genomic window CGGTCCATCCGGAAGCAAAAGCCGGGATTCCCGAGCGCGGTTCGCCGAGCGCGAGGCCCAGAGTTACGAGACCGGCGATCAGGGAGAGGATCACTAGCCCGAGTCCGAGCCCGGTCACGGCACGAACCTGCCTTGCCAGCGCAGACTCGCTCCGTTCGCTTTTCGATTGCGGTGCCTCAGGTAACGTCATGTTTCCGGTAATCCGTTGATACCGAGGGCGGTTTCCGACCCTGATACCCTGACTTGGGTAGGATTTTATGGCATATCACGGCTCGATCCCGCCAGCAGAGGAAGGCTCTTTTTGATCGCCCCGTTTTCACGCTAGAAGAAGTCCGTGGCAAAGCGAGATTCAGGAATTGATGGGCTTTTGGGGCTCAGGGCCTGGGAGCGTCCTGAAGTGCAGGAGATCGGACGTCTTCCCATGCGTCCCTCTCTGGTATCTTTTGCGGACCCTGAGGCCGCTCGGAGCCGCACGAATGCTGAGTCCGATTCGTTTCTCTCGCTCGACGGTCTCTGGAAATTCGGCCTCTTTGAAAATCCGGCCGAGGTTCCTGAGGCGGCTTGGCAGAAAGGTCGCATCGACCGTGATTGGGAAGAGATCTCCCTGCCTGGTGCATGGAGCCTCCAGGGTTGGGATCGCCCGCATTATACCAATGTCCAGATGCCTTTTTCGGGAGAACCGGGCGAGGTCCCGTCGGCAAACCCCACTGGCGTTCACCGTCTTCGGTTCGAGTTGCCGGCCGCAATGCGCGGCCGACGAATCATCCTGCAGGTAGGAGCCGCCGAGAGCGTCTTGCATGTGCATCTCAACGGATATGGGGTTGGTCTGTCGAAGGACTCCAAGCTGGCGGCCGAATTCGACGTCACGGAATTTTTGGAAACCGGAGAGAACCTTCTGGTTCTGACAGTGGTTCGGTTCTCGGATGCGACCTTTCTCGAGGATCAGGACGATTGGAATTTTGGTGGGATTCATCGCGACGTTTTTCTCCGCGCCACCGCTGTCGATGGTTGGATCGAGGATGTTTGTGCGATTGCCGATTTCGATCCGGAGACGGGCAAGGGGGATCTGCAATTCTCAGTGAATATCGGCTATCCGAGTGCCGCCGAAACGGGTTGGCGGGTAGAAACCATGCTGCGCGATCCGCGAGACCGCGAAGTCCGCCGCGGCGCGCTCGAGGCCGAGGTGCCGGGGGCGCCTCGTGATTGGCTGACAGCAGCCTATGGCTGGCAGGGGCCGCGGGCGAAGTTTGCCGTCACACTCCCGACCGTTCGACCGTGGTCGGCCGAAACGCCGAACCTCTACGAACTGGTGATTTCCCTCATCGACCCCGAGGGCGAAATTGTCGAGTCGGTGCAACAGCGAATCGGTTTCCGCCGGGTTGAAGTGGGCGCTCGAGAGCTGCGCGTGAATGGAGCTGCGGTAATGATCGCCGGTGTCAATCGACACGATCATGATGATCGCAACGGGAAAACGCATGACCGAGACAGTTTGCGTCGCGATCTCGTCTTGATGAAGCAGCATAATATAAATGCGGTCCGGACCGCGCATTACCCCAATGACCCTTACTTTCTCGATCTCTGCGATGAGTTGGGCCTCTATGTGGTGGACGAGGCGAATTGCGAGTCGCACGCCCGGTTACTGAGCCTCAGTCATGACGTACGTTTCGACGCGGCCTACCTTGCCCGGATGACCCGAGTTGCGGCACGGGATCGCAATCATTGTTCGGTGATCGCATGGTCTCTGGGCAATGAATCGGGCGCCGGGCCGATTCACCATGCGGGTGCCGCTTATTTGCGTGCTTACGATCCTTCACGACCCGTCATGTACGAAGGTGGGTTGGGAGACGCCTTCTACGGTGGTCGGGGCAACGGTCTTTCGCCCGCCGAGGTCTTGTCTCTGGAAGATTCCACGACCGATATTGTCGCCCCGATGTATGCAGCACCGGCAGATATCATTGCCTGGGCCCGTCGCGACCGCGGCGAGAAGCCGCTGATTCTTTGCGAGTACTCGCATGCCATGGGGAATTCGAATGGCGGACTCGCGGACTATTGGAAAGCGTTTCGGCGCTATCCGGGTTTGCAGGGCGGGTTTATTTGGGATTGGGCCGATCAGGGGCTTCTGCAACAAACCGAAGACGGACGTCCCTATTGGGCTTATGGTGGAGACTTCGGAGAGACTCCGAACGATCAGACGTTTTGTCTCAATGGACTCGTCGGACCGGATCGATCGGTGCGACCGGGTCTGCTGGAGTTGAAGAAGCTTGCCCAACCGGTTGCGGCGACCTGGGCAAAAGGCCGGCTCTCGGTCGAGAATCTGGATAGCTTCCGGAATCTCGATTGGTTGGAGGCGCGGTGGGAACTTCTGGTGGAAGGTGAAGTTCGGTTGCGCGGCAAGCTCTCAAAGTTGGACATAGCACCGGGCGCGAGCAAGAAATTCCCGATCGGGTGGAAGGCTGCCGATGCGGATCCCGAGGGGGCGTTGTCCTTGTTGGTTCGTTTTGTGACTCGCAAAGATACAGCATGGGCCGATCGCGGGCATGAGGTGGGCTTTGAGCAGTTCGAGTTGCAACGGCCCCGGAAGCCGCGGCAGAGGGTCTCGGGTGGCGTCGTGACTCTCTTGTCCTCGCGGGGAATCCAGATCCGCGCGGGCCATGTGCTTGCAGTGGTCGACGAAAAAAACGGCGCCCTCCTCGGCGTCGAAGAGCGGGGCCGTGCGCTTCTGCTCGGCGGTCCTACCGCGTCGTTCTGGCGAGCACCCGTGGATAACGAGCAGGGCCATGCGGGTCGTTGGCGCGCTCTTGGAATTGATCGACTGGAGCGCCACTTGCAGCGCTCGAGCTTGCACGAATCGGCCGGGGGGACCATGACCTGGGAGCTGGAGGAGATCTGGCGTGGTACTTCTCCCGGACTTGAGATCCGACACGAGCAGATCGCTCGCTTTGCTGAATCCGGCATCTCGTTCAGCCACGAGATGCATTTGCCGGAGGGTTTCGAAGACCTGCCCCGGGTCGGCGTTTCTTTTGTGGTGGCTCCGGGTCTGGATCGGTTCCGCTGGTTTGGCCTCGGACCGCATGAATCCTATCGGGATCGGGTCGCGAGCACGCGAGCGGGACTGTTCGAGAGTTCGGTTGCGGCGCTGGGGGTTCCCTATGTGCATCCCCAGTCCACCGGGAATCGAACCGAGGTCCGCTTTTGTGCACTCGAGGATCGCCGCGGGCAGGGGGTTCGTTTCGAGCCATCCAAACCGATCGAAGTCACGGCGAGCCACTCGACGGAAGACGATCTCGACCGGGCCCGGCATACGACCGACCTGATCTCCCGGGACGAGATTTTCCTGAACCTCGATGTCGCCGCCAGGGGCGTGGGAACAGGAGCTTGCGGCCCGGATACGAGCCCCGAGTATCGATTGCGAGCAGGGATGCATCGGCTTGCCTATCTCTTGAAGGTTCAGGGAATTCCCGATGAGTCGTGACCTGTCGCGGATGACAGGATAAGGGGACGGACGTGTCGGAGCGGAGTCAGGCAAAAGGCGTCGCAGATCAGCGGAACTTCGGGATCGCTGCTGCGCTGGTCGTGATCGGTGCGGCCATTCTGCGCTTATGGGGACTCGAGGGCGGTCTGCCCCATCTCATGACCCGACCGGACGAAGAGATTATTGTTCTGCAAACGCGCTTGCCCGCCATGGGCAACTTTTATCTGGAGTGGCCCGGACAGCACCCGGGGATTCCCAGCGCCTACATCTATTTACTTTGGGCCTGGGGTGAGGTTGGGCTGCGCGTCCTGCAATTCTTCGGGCAGGCACCTGCCGGCGACTATCTGGCGGTGTTGAACCAGGCGCCCGATCGGCTTCTTCTGACCGAGAGGTTCTTTTCGGCGTGTGCTGGGACCGCGACGGTCGCGATTCTGATGTGGGTCGCGCGGCGTGAGTTTGGCAATCGTGCGGCCCTGCTGGCGGGACTGATCCTCGCAACGTCGGTTTTCCATGTTCGGGATTCTCATTCAGCCAAGCCGGATATTGCGCTCGGTTTTTTTGTAATATTGTCTCTGGGCCTGCTCGCCCCACTGGCCCGCGATCTGAGCCGGCGTGGTGTTTGCCTCGCCGGCCTGTCGGTCGGGATGGCGATGGCGATGAAGCCCCCGGGGATTCTTCTCCTGTTGCCGGCCTGGTTGGCGTGCATTCAGGGGAGCCGTCAGATCGGTTGGCGACGAATTCTTCCAGCCGAGATTTTTATCCTCACGGCCATATCCGGGATATTTTTTGTCGCGACTTCTCCGGACTTTGTTTTCAATCCCGAGACAGCAGAGAAACTTCTCGCCATTCCGGGGTTCGTTTTGCCCATGCTTTCGGGGACCGCACCTCCCGGACAAGATGCCGTGGAAGCAGCCGAAAAGGTCCTGATGTGGCCGGGGCTTTTTTATCATTACGAGTTCTCCTTGCGCTATGCGTTCGGCCTGCCCTTGGTGATTCTTTTGCCGGTCGCTCTTCTCTGGGGAATTTTTTCGCATCACCAGATCGCCCAGATCAGTTCCTGGTTTTTCCTGCTCGCGTATCTGGTCTTCGGTACCTCGCCTGTATTGCTCTCGCGTTATATGACGCCACTGCTTCCGGTGGCGGCTCTTCTTCTGGGAGGAATGCTGGCCTTGGCCGTGGATCGTCTGGCACGCCGACAGGAGGCTATTCGAGCACTCGTTTTGCCGATGGTCATGGTTGCCGTCCTCTGGGAGCCTTTCATGGCGTCGGTGCGTTTTGATCGATTGATGTCCGTCACCGATACGCGGGTCCAGGCGACCCGCTGGCTTGCAGACAATACCGACAAGGGTGATCGCGTGGCTCTATCGGGGGCTGTCTTCTGGACGTGGGGTGACCCCCAAATTCCGCGTGGTCGGCCTGTGGTGCGGATCAATGCAGCGGGCGATGCCGGTACACCGCCCTCGATCGATTATCTCGTCGTTCATGACTTCCCGCTCTTCTCGTCCTCGGCGGACTGGGATTTGGTACGTTCGTTTGGCGGAACGGCTCGACTCGCTTTCGAGATCGATCCGTTTCTGGAGAATGCGACCGAGGTAATCTACGAAAACGACGATGCGTTTTATCTGCCTACCCGCGGGTTTCGGGGGGTGCGAGCACCGGGGCCACTGATTCGTATATATGCGGTCGAGAATCAACCGGCACGGTCACCGACGGAACCGGTTGAATGAACAGGACCAACCCCTCGGGTACGGCAGTCGGCCCATGGCGCTATGAAATCGCGGCTCTGCTGATTCTGGTTGTTGCCGCCCTGTTGCGCTTTTGGGGACTCGACGGGGGCCTGCCGCATTTGATGACCCGACCCGACGAAGAGCTTATTGTTCTGCAGACGCGCCTGCCGGCGATGGGCAATTTTTATCTGGAGTGGCCCGGACAACATCCGGGTATACCGAGTGCTTATATCTATTTGCTCTGGGCCTGGGGCGAGATCGGCTTGCGTCTTCTGCAGTTGGTCGGACAGGCACCTGCAGGCGATTATCTGACCGTTTTGAACGAGGCTCCCGACCGCCTTTTGCTGACCGAGAGGTTCTTCTCGGCATGCGCGGGAACGGCAACGGTCGCGGTTCTGATGTGGGCGACACGCCGGGAATTCGGGAATCGGGCAGCGCTCCTCGCCGGTCTGATTCTGGCGACGTCCGTTTTTCATGTGCGCGATTCGCACTCTGCAAAATCTGATGTCGCGCTGGGCTTGTTTGCGATCCTCTCGCTCGGACTTCTCGCGCCGCTCGCACGTCGCCTGAACCGTCGCGGCGTTTATATGGCGGGCTTGTCCATTGGCATGGCGATGGCGATGAAGTTGCCCGGCGTGCTGCTCCTTCTGCCCGCCTGGCTTGCCTGTATTAAAGGAAGCCGGGGACAGGGCTTGCGGCGGATATTTCCTGCGGAGATCTTTTTACTCACCGCAGTAGCGCTTCTGTTTTTTGTGATCACTTCGCCGGACTTCATCTTGAATCAGGAAACTCTGAACAAGATTCTGCAGATTCCCGCTCTCGCGTTTTCGCAAATGGTGACGCCATCGGAAGCGCCTCTGGTCGAGGCGGGTCTTCCGGAGGTCGCGCGACCCTCAGCCTGGCGGGGCTTTCTCTACCATTATGAGTTTTCCTTGCGTTACGCGTTGGGCCTACCGCTTCTGGTTCTCTTGCCTGTCGCCCTGCTCTGGGCATTTTTCTCCAGGCGGCCGCTGGCCACTCTGGGTGCGATTTTCTTTATCGTCTCCTATCTGGTGTTCGCACCCTCCCATGCGATGCTGTCCCGATATATGACGCCGGTCCTTCCGGTCGCGGCACTTTTGCTGGCCGGCGTTTCGATTGCATGTGTGGACCGCCTGCGATTCTTGCCTTCCTGGTCAAGGGTGTTGGCCCTTCTGCTGTTGTCTGTCTTTTTCATCCGCGAGCCGCTTGCGGCATCTGTTCGTTTTGACCAATTAATGTCGGTTCCGGATACTCGCGTGTCCGCACAGAAGTGGTTGGTGACGAATACTTTTGTCGGAGACCGAGTCGCCTTGTCGGGTGCGACGGGCTGGTTTTGGGGGGATCCTCAGGTGCCACCGGGGCGAGTAATCGTTCGTCCGGCCTTCGAGAGTGGAGGCTTGTCGAGCCTTGCTGCTGATTATCTGGTGGTTCATGACCATCCGCTTTTTTCGTCCACGGCCGACTGGGAGGCGGTCGCGGCGTTAGGGGATCGCGTGCAGCTGGTCGAGGAAATCAATCCGTTTCGCGACAATGCGGAAGAGGCCATCTACGAGCAGCAAGATGCCTTCTATTTCCCGACGCGCGGTTATCAGGCGGTTCGCGCCCCGGGCCCACTGATCCGAATTTACACAATCGGCCCTCCCGAGGCCTCGAGCGGATCGAGCGGATCGACGAAACCGGGCCGCGCTCGATGAGAGGAGCGTGGTGGGCATGATGCAGGGGCGCGCGCGAATCATGGGCGCGGCCGTGGTCGCTCTGGCCGTGATTCTTGGACTGGGGATTCTCGCCGGACCCGCCTTCGTCGAGCGCGAACTGAATGTCGTGGTCCCCCATGACCCCTGGTTTGTCAGCGCGGACGCAGCCGCGTTGCACCAGCAGATGCTGATTGCCGACCTGCATGCCGACACTTTTCTCTGGGATCGGGACCCGCGTCAGCGAGGTGATCGCGGCCATGTGGATTTGGTGCGCCTGCGCGAGGGCAATGTTGCGGTTCAAGTTTTCGCAGTAGTGACCAAATCACCTTCAGGACAAAACTACGATGCCAACACTGCGGGTAGTGACAACATCACACCCTTGGTGATGCTGCAGGGGTGGCCGGTCACTACCTGGGACAGTCTGGGCGAGCGGGCCTTGTATCAGGCAACCCGCCTGCGCGAGCTTGCTCGCTCGGATCCGGATTTAATCCGGCTTCTTCTCACCGGACCGGAT contains:
- a CDS encoding glycosyltransferase family 39 protein, with translation MSERSQAKGVADQRNFGIAAALVVIGAAILRLWGLEGGLPHLMTRPDEEIIVLQTRLPAMGNFYLEWPGQHPGIPSAYIYLLWAWGEVGLRVLQFFGQAPAGDYLAVLNQAPDRLLLTERFFSACAGTATVAILMWVARREFGNRAALLAGLILATSVFHVRDSHSAKPDIALGFFVILSLGLLAPLARDLSRRGVCLAGLSVGMAMAMKPPGILLLLPAWLACIQGSRQIGWRRILPAEIFILTAISGIFFVATSPDFVFNPETAEKLLAIPGFVLPMLSGTAPPGQDAVEAAEKVLMWPGLFYHYEFSLRYAFGLPLVILLPVALLWGIFSHHQIAQISSWFFLLAYLVFGTSPVLLSRYMTPLLPVAALLLGGMLALAVDRLARRQEAIRALVLPMVMVAVLWEPFMASVRFDRLMSVTDTRVQATRWLADNTDKGDRVALSGAVFWTWGDPQIPRGRPVVRINAAGDAGTPPSIDYLVVHDFPLFSSSADWDLVRSFGGTARLAFEIDPFLENATEVIYENDDAFYLPTRGFRGVRAPGPLIRIYAVENQPARSPTEPVE
- a CDS encoding glycosyltransferase family 39 protein; this encodes MNRTNPSGTAVGPWRYEIAALLILVVAALLRFWGLDGGLPHLMTRPDEELIVLQTRLPAMGNFYLEWPGQHPGIPSAYIYLLWAWGEIGLRLLQLVGQAPAGDYLTVLNEAPDRLLLTERFFSACAGTATVAVLMWATRREFGNRAALLAGLILATSVFHVRDSHSAKSDVALGLFAILSLGLLAPLARRLNRRGVYMAGLSIGMAMAMKLPGVLLLLPAWLACIKGSRGQGLRRIFPAEIFLLTAVALLFFVITSPDFILNQETLNKILQIPALAFSQMVTPSEAPLVEAGLPEVARPSAWRGFLYHYEFSLRYALGLPLLVLLPVALLWAFFSRRPLATLGAIFFIVSYLVFAPSHAMLSRYMTPVLPVAALLLAGVSIACVDRLRFLPSWSRVLALLLLSVFFIREPLAASVRFDQLMSVPDTRVSAQKWLVTNTFVGDRVALSGATGWFWGDPQVPPGRVIVRPAFESGGLSSLAADYLVVHDHPLFSSTADWEAVAALGDRVQLVEEINPFRDNAEEAIYEQQDAFYFPTRGYQAVRAPGPLIRIYTIGPPEASSGSSGSTKPGRAR
- a CDS encoding glycoside hydrolase family 2 TIM barrel-domain containing protein produces the protein MAKRDSGIDGLLGLRAWERPEVQEIGRLPMRPSLVSFADPEAARSRTNAESDSFLSLDGLWKFGLFENPAEVPEAAWQKGRIDRDWEEISLPGAWSLQGWDRPHYTNVQMPFSGEPGEVPSANPTGVHRLRFELPAAMRGRRIILQVGAAESVLHVHLNGYGVGLSKDSKLAAEFDVTEFLETGENLLVLTVVRFSDATFLEDQDDWNFGGIHRDVFLRATAVDGWIEDVCAIADFDPETGKGDLQFSVNIGYPSAAETGWRVETMLRDPRDREVRRGALEAEVPGAPRDWLTAAYGWQGPRAKFAVTLPTVRPWSAETPNLYELVISLIDPEGEIVESVQQRIGFRRVEVGARELRVNGAAVMIAGVNRHDHDDRNGKTHDRDSLRRDLVLMKQHNINAVRTAHYPNDPYFLDLCDELGLYVVDEANCESHARLLSLSHDVRFDAAYLARMTRVAARDRNHCSVIAWSLGNESGAGPIHHAGAAYLRAYDPSRPVMYEGGLGDAFYGGRGNGLSPAEVLSLEDSTTDIVAPMYAAPADIIAWARRDRGEKPLILCEYSHAMGNSNGGLADYWKAFRRYPGLQGGFIWDWADQGLLQQTEDGRPYWAYGGDFGETPNDQTFCLNGLVGPDRSVRPGLLELKKLAQPVAATWAKGRLSVENLDSFRNLDWLEARWELLVEGEVRLRGKLSKLDIAPGASKKFPIGWKAADADPEGALSLLVRFVTRKDTAWADRGHEVGFEQFELQRPRKPRQRVSGGVVTLLSSRGIQIRAGHVLAVVDEKNGALLGVEERGRALLLGGPTASFWRAPVDNEQGHAGRWRALGIDRLERHLQRSSLHESAGGTMTWELEEIWRGTSPGLEIRHEQIARFAESGISFSHEMHLPEGFEDLPRVGVSFVVAPGLDRFRWFGLGPHESYRDRVASTRAGLFESSVAALGVPYVHPQSTGNRTEVRFCALEDRRGQGVRFEPSKPIEVTASHSTEDDLDRARHTTDLISRDEIFLNLDVAARGVGTGACGPDTSPEYRLRAGMHRLAYLLKVQGIPDES